A stretch of Falco rusticolus isolate bFalRus1 chromosome 2, bFalRus1.pri, whole genome shotgun sequence DNA encodes these proteins:
- the CCDC70 gene encoding LOW QUALITY PROTEIN: coiled-coil domain-containing protein 70 (The sequence of the model RefSeq protein was modified relative to this genomic sequence to represent the inferred CDS: deleted 1 base in 1 codon; substituted 5 bases at 5 genomic stop codons) has translation MSCSPYHTSCLKKLIKKLWADRALQXEVQSFQEAVKSFXEKIKGFXEKTQRSQDGHPSLLEEGKPIWAEEGAFXQEEKAIQEEAQVFWRCIVTSKDYNAFXKKDKDFWKEDQLLWGKDRVLLNKDRVLWEEGEVLWANKTALLEKGRALWEDEALQEDEKNLKEYEMLIWKKAFGPEGEDIFRDATVHMGKA, from the exons ATGTCCTGCTCTCCCTACCACACCTCCTGCCTGAAGAAGCTCATCAAGAAGCTGTGGGCTGACAGAGCCCTTCAGTAGGAGGTTCAGAGTTTTCAGGAGGCAGTGAAGAGCTTTTAGGAGAAGATCAAGGgcttttaggaaaaaacccagagatCTCAAGATGGCCATCCAAGCCTTCTGGAAGAGGGAAAGCCCATCTGGGCGGAGGAAGGTGCCTTttgacaggaagaaaaggctATTCAGGAGGAAGCCCAAGTCTTCTGGAGGTGTATCGTGACTTCT AAGGACTAtaatgctttctgaaagaagGATAAGGATTTCTGGAAAGAAGATCAGCTCCTCTGGGGCAAAGACAGGGTCCTTTTGAACAAGGACAGAGTCCTATGGGAAGAAGGAGAAGTTCTGTGGGCAAACAAAACAGCTCTCCTGGAAAAGGGGAGAGCTCTCTGGGAAGATGAGGCCCttcaggaagatgaaaaaaacctcaaggaGTATGAAATGTTGATTTGGAAGAAGGCCTTTGGTCCTGAGGGAGAGGATATCTTCAGAGATGCCACTGTCCACATGGGAAAAGCATAA